One genomic segment of Pirellulales bacterium includes these proteins:
- a CDS encoding sulfotransferase, producing MSTGIQPSKPLKKKLKLNTYHFWSPRFWHGMCMSDWLRMLARGRFRIHPLRMAMALIITLCAVINSAGAFLQRLIYGRRIAATEIKHPPVFIIGHWRSGTTYLHELMVRDTQFAYPTFYECYEPNHLLISGWIAPILLWPLLPRKRPMDNMPMGWYRPQEDEFAIVAMGGPTPYYRCAFPNEPPPFNEFLDMEGCAGDDLERWRFDLRRFVQILTFKKQKQLMMKSPPHTGRIEELARLFPGAKFIHIVRDPYDVFPSTRRLWVALDWAQSFQHPNHKNLDEYILATFERMYRGFNKQRAAIPSNQICELKYEDLVRDPLGEIRKIYEQLNLGDFDKVAPLMQAHVGSQKDYKTNKHEFEPELRSEIRRRWGDYFERYGYE from the coding sequence ATGTCCACAGGCATTCAACCATCGAAGCCGCTTAAAAAAAAGCTGAAGCTCAATACTTATCACTTCTGGTCGCCACGGTTCTGGCACGGCATGTGTATGAGCGATTGGCTGCGGATGTTGGCGCGGGGCCGGTTCCGCATTCATCCCCTGCGGATGGCCATGGCGCTAATTATTACGCTGTGCGCCGTCATCAATTCGGCGGGGGCTTTTTTGCAGCGGCTGATTTATGGTCGTCGCATTGCCGCCACGGAAATTAAGCATCCGCCGGTGTTCATCATCGGCCATTGGCGCAGCGGAACCACCTATTTGCACGAACTGATGGTCCGCGATACGCAATTTGCGTATCCCACCTTTTACGAATGCTACGAGCCAAATCATCTGCTGATTTCCGGCTGGATTGCCCCCATTTTGCTGTGGCCCCTATTGCCGCGCAAACGACCGATGGACAACATGCCGATGGGCTGGTATCGGCCGCAGGAAGATGAGTTTGCCATTGTGGCGATGGGTGGGCCTACGCCGTATTATCGCTGTGCATTTCCGAACGAGCCGCCGCCTTTCAACGAGTTTCTCGACATGGAAGGTTGCGCGGGGGATGATTTAGAGCGCTGGAGATTCGATCTGCGGCGATTTGTTCAAATTCTGACTTTCAAAAAACAGAAGCAGTTGATGATGAAATCGCCGCCGCACACGGGCCGCATCGAAGAGCTGGCCCGGCTGTTTCCCGGAGCGAAATTCATTCATATTGTGCGCGACCCCTACGATGTTTTCCCCAGCACGCGGCGGCTATGGGTAGCCTTGGATTGGGCGCAAAGTTTTCAACACCCCAATCACAAAAATTTAGACGAGTACATTCTGGCAACTTTCGAGCGGATGTATCGGGGGTTCAACAAGCAGCGGGCTGCCATTCCCAGCAATCAAATTTGCGAGTTGAAGTACGAAGACCTGGTCCGCGATCCGCTGGGCGAAATTCGCAAAATTTACGAGCAGTTGAATTTGGGCGATTTCGACAAGGTCGCGCCCTTGATGCAAGCCCATGTCGGCTCCCAGAAAGATTACAAAACCAACAAGCACGAATTCGAGCCGGAGCTGCGCAGCGAAATCCGCCGTCGCTGGGGAGATTATTTTGAGCGCTATGGGTACGAGTGA